From Pararhodobacter zhoushanensis, the proteins below share one genomic window:
- a CDS encoding sugar-binding transcriptional regulator: protein MAGPERKHDDAARAAWLAYIGGCKQDEIAQILGISRQSAQRLVSQALAAGLVKVRIDHPIARCMELARALQDRFGLEICEVVPSLDSVQNSGQAVAQATGDLLERWLLREEPLVVGLGTGRTLRAAVEHLPHLDCAQHKIVSLTGNISPDGSTAYYNVLFTIADKISARTFPVPLPVITASAGERTALLGQKTLIGTRALSARTNVRFLGVGTMNERAPLVIDGFITPADQQRLRDKGAVGEIIGYVFDAEGQLLDDEINSRVSSALLSPAPPGPTIAAAHGPDKVPAIRAALLGKLVNGLVTDENTAIALTA, encoded by the coding sequence GCTGGCCTATATCGGCGGCTGCAAACAGGATGAAATCGCACAAATCCTTGGGATTTCGCGCCAATCCGCGCAACGGCTGGTGTCGCAGGCGCTGGCTGCAGGGCTGGTGAAGGTCCGCATCGACCACCCCATCGCCCGCTGCATGGAACTGGCCCGCGCCTTGCAGGACCGCTTTGGTCTGGAAATCTGCGAGGTCGTGCCGTCGCTCGATTCGGTGCAGAACTCGGGTCAGGCCGTGGCACAGGCGACCGGCGATCTGCTGGAACGGTGGCTGTTGCGCGAAGAGCCGCTGGTGGTCGGGTTGGGCACCGGGCGCACCCTGCGCGCGGCGGTCGAGCATCTGCCGCATCTTGACTGCGCCCAGCACAAGATCGTCTCGCTGACCGGGAACATTTCCCCTGACGGCTCGACCGCGTATTACAACGTGCTGTTTACCATCGCCGACAAGATCAGCGCGCGGACATTTCCCGTGCCGCTGCCGGTGATCACCGCCTCGGCCGGGGAACGCACGGCGCTGTTGGGCCAGAAGACGCTGATCGGCACCCGCGCGCTGTCAGCGCGGACGAATGTGCGGTTTCTGGGTGTCGGCACGATGAATGAGCGCGCGCCGCTGGTCATCGACGGGTTCATCACGCCAGCCGATCAGCAACGGCTGCGCGACAAAGGCGCGGTGGGCGAGATCATCGGGTATGTTTTTGACGCCGAAGGACAGTTGCTGGACGACGAGATCAACAGCCGCGTCAGCTCGGCCCTGCTGTCCCCTGCCCCTCCGGGGCCGACGATTGCCGCCGCCCATGGACCCGACAAAGTCCCCGCGATTCGAGCGGCGCTGCTGGGCAAACTGGTGAACGGGCTGGTCACCGACGAAAACACGGCGATTGCGCTAACAGCGTAA
- a CDS encoding ABC transporter substrate-binding protein, whose translation MTKTLRALMGATALTAAGFGLAAQAETITIATVNNGDMIRMQRLASHFTEMHPDVTVEWVTLEENVLRQNVTTDIATGGGQYDVITIGTYEVPIWGELGWLQSLNDLGDDYNIDDLLPAVRGGLTVDGNLYASPFYGESSMVMYRTDLMEAAGLEMPEAPTWDFIRDAAAAMTDRDNEIYGICLRGKAGWGENMAFLTAMGNSFGARWFDMDWTPQFDTEAWSNTLNFYIDMMTQSGPPGASNNGFNENLALFQTGHCGMWIDATVAASFVTNPTDSQVADSVGFALAPDNGLGKRGNWLWAWSLAIPSSSDAPEAARQFIAWATGPDYAALVASEEGWANVPPGTRTSLYENQEYLDAAPFAAMTLRSMEAADPTNPTVDPVPYTGVQFVAIPEFAGLATEVGQFFSAALAGQTTAAAALEQAQELATEEMEAAGY comes from the coding sequence ATGACAAAGACCCTGCGCGCCCTGATGGGTGCGACGGCACTGACGGCTGCGGGTTTCGGCCTTGCAGCACAGGCCGAAACGATCACCATCGCGACCGTGAACAACGGCGACATGATCCGCATGCAGCGTCTGGCCAGCCATTTCACCGAGATGCACCCCGACGTCACCGTCGAGTGGGTCACGCTTGAAGAAAACGTGCTGCGTCAGAACGTGACGACCGACATCGCCACCGGCGGCGGTCAGTATGACGTCATCACCATCGGCACCTATGAAGTCCCGATCTGGGGCGAGCTGGGCTGGCTGCAGTCGCTCAACGATCTGGGCGATGATTACAACATCGACGACCTGCTGCCCGCTGTGCGCGGCGGTCTGACGGTGGACGGCAATCTCTATGCCTCGCCCTTCTACGGCGAAAGCTCGATGGTGATGTACCGCACCGACCTGATGGAAGCGGCCGGGCTGGAAATGCCCGAGGCCCCGACCTGGGACTTCATCCGTGACGCGGCAGCGGCGATGACCGACCGCGACAACGAGATCTACGGCATCTGCCTGCGCGGCAAGGCCGGCTGGGGCGAGAACATGGCGTTCCTGACCGCCATGGGCAACTCGTTCGGCGCGCGCTGGTTCGACATGGACTGGACCCCGCAATTCGACACCGAAGCCTGGTCGAACACGCTGAACTTCTACATCGACATGATGACCCAGTCGGGCCCTCCGGGTGCGTCGAACAACGGCTTCAACGAGAACCTCGCGCTGTTCCAGACCGGCCATTGCGGCATGTGGATCGACGCGACGGTGGCGGCGTCCTTCGTGACCAACCCGACCGACAGCCAGGTGGCCGACAGCGTCGGCTTTGCGCTGGCACCGGACAATGGTCTGGGCAAGCGCGGCAACTGGCTCTGGGCGTGGTCGCTGGCGATCCCGTCCTCGTCTGATGCACCCGAGGCTGCCCGCCAGTTCATCGCTTGGGCAACCGGCCCGGACTATGCCGCGCTGGTCGCCAGTGAAGAGGGCTGGGCCAACGTCCCGCCGGGCACCCGCACCTCGCTTTACGAGAACCAGGAGTACCTCGACGCAGCGCCGTTCGCTGCGATGACCCTGCGCTCGATGGAAGCGGCAGATCCGACCAACCCGACCGTGGACCCGGTGCCCTATACCGGCGTGCAGTTCGTCGCGATCCCCGAGTTCGCGGGCCTTGCGACCGAGGTCGGTCAGTTCTTCTCGGCAGCGCTTGCCGGGCAGACCACGGCGGCCGCAGCGCTTGAGCAAGCGCAAGAGCTGGCCACCGAAGAGATGGAGGCCGCGGGGTACTGA
- a CDS encoding carbohydrate ABC transporter permease, which translates to MATQHSRSAARVMMAPAVFLLLVWMLVPLILTLWFSTLDYRPMRGTFDCCEGLGNYTRFVTSSAFLSSVVTTLQLVGGVLLITVIGGILLANLLDQPIWGQGVVRILVIAPFFVMPTVSALVWKNMFMNPVNGLFAHLFKAFGLQPIDWLSQAPLFSIILIVSWQWLPFATLILLTAIQSLDSEQMEAAEMDGAGPLSRFYHMTLPHLARSITVVVLIQTIFLLSIFAEIYVTTGGAFGTRTLTYLVYQRVIESQNVGLGSAGGIIAVILANIVALVLMRVVGKNLDA; encoded by the coding sequence ATGGCCACCCAGCATTCTCGTTCCGCTGCCCGCGTGATGATGGCACCGGCGGTGTTCCTGCTCCTCGTCTGGATGCTGGTGCCGCTGATCCTGACGCTCTGGTTCTCGACCCTCGACTACCGCCCGATGCGCGGCACGTTCGATTGCTGCGAGGGCCTGGGCAATTACACCCGCTTCGTTACCTCATCGGCCTTTCTGTCCAGCGTTGTCACCACGTTGCAGCTGGTCGGCGGCGTGCTCTTGATCACCGTGATCGGGGGCATCCTGCTGGCCAATCTGCTGGACCAGCCGATCTGGGGTCAGGGCGTTGTGCGCATTCTGGTCATCGCCCCCTTCTTCGTGATGCCCACGGTGTCGGCGCTGGTCTGGAAGAACATGTTCATGAACCCGGTGAACGGGCTTTTTGCGCATCTGTTCAAGGCGTTCGGGCTGCAACCGATTGACTGGCTGTCGCAGGCCCCGCTGTTTTCGATCATCCTGATCGTGTCCTGGCAATGGCTGCCCTTCGCCACGCTGATCCTGCTGACCGCCATTCAGTCGCTCGACAGCGAGCAGATGGAAGCCGCCGAAATGGACGGCGCCGGGCCGCTGTCGCGCTTTTACCACATGACCTTGCCGCATCTGGCCCGCTCGATCACCGTGGTCGTGCTGATCCAGACGATTTTCCTGCTGTCGATCTTCGCCGAGATCTACGTCACCACCGGCGGGGCCTTTGGCACCAGAACGCTGACCTATCTCGTCTATCAGCGCGTGATTGAAAGCCAGAACGTCGGGCTCGGCTCGGCCGGTGGCATCATCGCCGTGATCCTCGCCAATATCGTCGCCCTCGTGCTGATGCGCGTCGTCGGCAAGAACCTCGACGCGTAA
- a CDS encoding carbohydrate ABC transporter permease — protein sequence MARAVTTRRKIAYTALAWAIGLTIFFPILWTILTSFKTEAAAIADPPVFFNFDWTLENYAVVQERSDYMRYLWNSVALAVGSTVLGIIIAVPAAWSMAFVPAKRTKDILMWMLSTKMLPAVGVLYPIRLILIETGLLDSKGALIFILMMINLPIIIWMLYTYFREIPGEILEAARMDGAGLKAEILYVLTPMAIPGIASTVLLNIILAWNEAFWTLTLTTIDAAPLTAFIASYSSPEGLFYAKLSAASTMAIAPILIMGWFSQKQLVRGLTFGAVK from the coding sequence ATGGCCCGCGCCGTCACCACCCGCCGCAAGATCGCCTATACCGCCCTCGCCTGGGCCATTGGTCTGACGATCTTTTTCCCGATCCTGTGGACCATCCTGACCAGCTTCAAGACCGAAGCCGCCGCCATCGCCGACCCGCCGGTGTTCTTCAACTTCGACTGGACGCTGGAGAATTACGCGGTGGTGCAGGAGCGTTCCGACTACATGCGCTATCTGTGGAACTCGGTTGCGCTGGCGGTTGGTTCTACCGTCCTTGGCATCATCATCGCCGTGCCCGCCGCGTGGTCGATGGCGTTTGTGCCCGCCAAGCGCACCAAGGATATCCTGATGTGGATGCTGTCGACCAAGATGCTGCCTGCCGTGGGTGTGCTCTATCCGATCCGGCTGATCCTGATCGAGACCGGGCTTCTGGACAGCAAGGGCGCGCTGATCTTCATCCTGATGATGATCAACCTGCCGATCATCATCTGGATGCTCTACACCTATTTCCGCGAAATTCCGGGTGAGATTCTGGAAGCCGCGCGGATGGACGGGGCCGGGCTGAAAGCCGAGATCCTCTATGTGCTCACGCCGATGGCGATCCCCGGCATCGCCTCGACCGTGCTTTTGAACATCATTCTGGCGTGGAACGAGGCCTTCTGGACCCTCACCCTGACCACCATCGACGCCGCCCCCCTGACCGCCTTCATCGCCAGCTATTCCAGCCCTGAGGGTCTGTTCTACGCCAAGCTCAGCGCCGCCTCGACCATGGCGATCGCGCCGATCCTGATCATGGGCTGGTTCAGCCAGAAACAACTCGTGCGCGGCCTCACCTTTGGCGCCGTCAAGTAA
- a CDS encoding ABC transporter ATP-binding protein, whose product MGRITLDKVRKAFGDVEVIPPLDLRIEDGEFVVFVGPSGCGKSTLLRLIAGLEDVTDGEIRIDGTDATRLSPSKRGLAMVFQSYALYPHMSVRKNIAFPLKMAGLSQDQIDAKVNAAAKVLNLDSYLDRRPGQLSGGQRQRVAIGRAIVREPSAFLFDEPLSNLDAALRVGMRLEISELHKRLATTMVYVTHDQVEAMTMADKIVVLNAGRIEQVGSPLDLYRAPRNVFVAGFIGSPKMNLITGPEAAKHDAQTIGIRPEHLAVTDGAGTWTGTVGVSEHLGSDTFFHVTVEGFDTPLTVRAGGEVSLHYGDTIHLTPDPAQLHRFDAQGLRIA is encoded by the coding sequence ATGGGACGCATCACGCTGGACAAGGTTCGCAAGGCTTTCGGCGATGTCGAGGTCATTCCCCCGCTGGATCTGCGGATCGAGGATGGAGAATTCGTGGTCTTCGTCGGCCCCTCGGGCTGCGGGAAATCCACGCTGCTGCGGCTGATCGCCGGGCTTGAGGATGTCACCGACGGCGAGATCCGCATCGACGGCACCGACGCGACGCGGCTGTCGCCCTCCAAGCGCGGGCTGGCGATGGTGTTTCAAAGCTATGCGCTCTACCCGCATATGTCGGTGCGCAAGAACATCGCCTTTCCGCTGAAGATGGCGGGCCTGTCGCAGGATCAGATCGACGCCAAGGTGAACGCCGCCGCCAAAGTGCTCAACCTTGACAGCTATCTGGACCGTCGCCCCGGCCAGCTGTCGGGCGGCCAGCGCCAGCGGGTGGCCATTGGCCGGGCCATTGTCCGCGAGCCTTCGGCGTTCCTGTTCGACGAGCCGCTCTCGAACCTTGATGCCGCGCTGCGCGTCGGCATGCGGCTGGAGATCAGCGAACTGCACAAGCGGCTGGCGACGACCATGGTCTATGTGACCCACGATCAGGTCGAGGCGATGACCATGGCCGACAAGATCGTCGTGCTGAACGCCGGCCGGATCGAACAGGTCGGCAGCCCGCTGGACCTGTACCGCGCGCCGCGCAACGTGTTTGTCGCAGGCTTCATCGGCTCGCCCAAGATGAACCTGATCACCGGGCCTGAAGCGGCCAAGCACGACGCCCAAACCATCGGCATCCGCCCCGAACATCTGGCGGTCACCGACGGCGCGGGCACATGGACCGGCACGGTGGGGGTGTCGGAGCATCTTGGTTCGGACACGTTCTTCCATGTCACCGTCGAAGGGTTCGATACCCCGCTGACTGTGCGCGCCGGGGGTGAGGTCTCGCTGCATTACGGCGACACGATCCACCTGACGCCGGACCCTGCGCAACTGCACCGCTTTGACGCACAGGGGCTGCGGATCGCATGA
- a CDS encoding L-iditol 2-dehydrogenase produces the protein MTRLTGKTALITGAARGIGLAFARAYVAEGAQVMIADIDLPRAQAAADEIGAQAVHLDVTRQDSIDAAVDDAVARLGRIDILINNAALFTAAPIVEITRADFDRLFAVNVAGTLFTLQAVARHMIARGGGGKIINMASQAGRRGEGLVAVYCATKAATISLTQSAGLDLIKHGINVNAIAPGVVDGEHWDGVDAFFAKHEGKAPGQKKAEVGAAVPYGRMGRAEDLTGMAIFLASTEADYIVAQTYNVDGGNWMS, from the coding sequence ATGACACGGCTGACAGGAAAGACCGCGCTGATCACCGGCGCAGCCCGGGGCATCGGGCTGGCCTTCGCGCGCGCCTATGTGGCCGAGGGCGCGCAGGTGATGATCGCCGACATCGACCTGCCCCGCGCGCAGGCCGCCGCCGACGAGATCGGCGCGCAGGCGGTGCATCTGGACGTGACGCGGCAAGACAGCATCGACGCGGCGGTGGACGATGCGGTGGCGCGGCTGGGCCGGATCGACATCCTGATCAACAACGCCGCCCTCTTCACCGCCGCGCCCATCGTCGAGATCACGCGGGCCGACTTTGACCGCCTGTTCGCGGTCAACGTGGCGGGGACACTGTTCACGCTGCAGGCGGTCGCCCGCCACATGATCGCACGCGGTGGCGGCGGCAAGATCATCAACATGGCCAGTCAGGCCGGTCGGCGTGGCGAGGGTCTGGTTGCTGTCTACTGCGCCACCAAGGCCGCCACCATCAGCCTGACGCAAAGCGCCGGTCTGGACCTGATCAAGCACGGCATCAACGTCAACGCCATCGCGCCGGGTGTGGTGGACGGCGAGCATTGGGACGGGGTGGATGCGTTCTTCGCCAAACACGAAGGCAAGGCCCCCGGCCAGAAAAAGGCCGAGGTCGGCGCCGCCGTCCCCTATGGCCGCATGGGCCGTGCCGAGGATCTGACCGGCATGGCGATCTTTCTTGCCTCAACCGAGGCCGACTACATCGTCGCCCAGACGTATAACGTCGACGGCGGGAACTGGATGAGCTGA